In a genomic window of Bordetella petrii:
- a CDS encoding DUF763 domain-containing protein: MRRAGSADLPLHGGRVPAWLSQRMSRLGAIITQAIVHHYGRDEFLRRLAHPFWFQSFGAVMGMDWHSSGITTSVIGALKRGLQPLSGELGIHVCGGRGQHSRKTPGELATVGERTGIDGDALAQASRLVAKVDSAAVQDGFNLYLHSFIVTDDGHWTVVQQGMNDDSGLARRYHWLSQDLQSFVEAPHTAIDGANQGRIINLTDRRAAASRQGQLALLQDQGPDFIVHEAAALAGHDSPAPTPAAEPAQLALPHLVMPAHHDVRPKDVNMQRLHGALAAAAERGPSDFADLLMVPGVGARTVRALALVAEVVHGAPCRFTDPARYSLAHGGKDRHPFPVPCAVYDQTIDVLKRAVAKAALGNDERLQALRRLDQQARRLERAARGPSLPDFVQQERQASAAYGGRSVYGWEG, from the coding sequence ATGCGACGCGCAGGCAGCGCCGACTTGCCGCTGCACGGCGGCCGGGTGCCGGCATGGCTGAGCCAGCGCATGTCGCGCCTGGGCGCCATCATCACACAGGCCATCGTGCACCACTATGGCCGCGACGAATTCCTGCGCCGGCTGGCGCACCCATTCTGGTTCCAGTCTTTCGGCGCCGTCATGGGCATGGACTGGCATTCGTCCGGCATTACCACCAGCGTCATCGGCGCGCTCAAGCGCGGCCTGCAGCCCTTGTCGGGCGAACTGGGCATTCACGTCTGCGGCGGGCGCGGCCAGCATTCCCGCAAGACGCCGGGCGAACTGGCCACCGTGGGCGAGCGCACCGGCATAGACGGCGACGCCCTGGCACAGGCCAGCCGGCTGGTGGCCAAGGTGGACAGCGCCGCCGTGCAGGACGGCTTCAACCTGTACCTGCACAGCTTCATCGTTACCGACGACGGCCACTGGACCGTGGTGCAACAAGGCATGAACGACGACAGCGGCCTGGCGCGCCGCTACCACTGGCTTTCGCAAGACCTGCAGAGCTTTGTCGAGGCCCCGCATACCGCCATCGACGGCGCCAACCAGGGCCGCATCATCAACCTGACCGACCGGCGCGCGGCCGCCTCGCGCCAGGGGCAATTGGCCTTGCTGCAAGACCAGGGGCCGGATTTTATTGTGCATGAAGCAGCCGCGCTGGCCGGCCATGACTCCCCGGCGCCCACGCCGGCCGCCGAGCCTGCCCAGTTGGCGCTGCCTCATCTGGTGATGCCCGCTCACCACGATGTGCGGCCCAAAGACGTAAATATGCAGCGCCTGCATGGCGCACTGGCCGCGGCCGCCGAACGCGGTCCGTCCGACTTCGCCGATCTGCTGATGGTGCCGGGCGTGGGCGCTCGCACCGTGCGCGCGCTGGCGCTGGTTGCCGAGGTTGTGCACGGCGCACCGTGCCGGTTCACCGACCCGGCCCGCTATTCCCTGGCCCACGGCGGCAAAGACCGGCATCCTTTTCCGGTGCCTTGCGCGGTGTATGACCAGACGATCGACGTCCTGAAACGCGCCGTGGCCAAAGCCGCGCTGGGCAACGACGAACGGCTGCAGGCGCTGCGCCGGCTCGACCAGCAGGCGCGGCGCCTGGAACGCGCGGCGCGCGGCCCTTCCCTGCCCGACTTCGTGCAGCAAGAGCGCCAGGCGTCGGCCGCTTACGGCGGGCGCAGCGTCTACGGATGGGAAGGCTGA
- a CDS encoding DsbA family oxidoreductase — translation MNKVKIDFVSDVACPWCAVGLGGLLAAIERIGPEAEFEIHMQPFELNPDMPKGGQNTGERLMKKYGFDKPRLQENRRVIAERAAAVGMLMHQTDDSRSYNTFDAHRLLHWAGTLGQAQQVALKRSLLKTYHFDNLDTSESDVLAQAARDAGLDAEAAREVVASGRYADEVRADQEKWRNLGISSVPSVIINDKYLVSGGQPPEVFEQALRQVASGG, via the coding sequence ATGAACAAAGTCAAGATTGATTTCGTGTCCGATGTGGCGTGCCCCTGGTGCGCCGTGGGCCTGGGCGGCTTGCTGGCCGCCATCGAACGCATCGGGCCCGAGGCCGAATTCGAAATTCACATGCAGCCGTTCGAGTTGAATCCCGACATGCCCAAGGGCGGGCAGAACACCGGCGAACGGTTGATGAAAAAGTACGGCTTCGACAAGCCGCGCCTGCAAGAGAACCGCCGGGTGATCGCCGAGCGCGCCGCGGCCGTGGGCATGCTCATGCACCAGACCGACGACAGCCGTTCGTACAACACGTTCGATGCGCACAGGCTGCTGCATTGGGCTGGCACGCTGGGCCAGGCGCAGCAGGTCGCGCTTAAGCGCAGCCTGCTGAAAACCTATCATTTCGACAATCTGGATACCAGCGAGTCCGATGTGTTGGCGCAGGCCGCGCGCGATGCGGGTCTGGATGCCGAGGCCGCGCGGGAAGTCGTGGCGTCCGGCCGCTACGCCGACGAGGTGCGGGCCGACCAGGAAAAGTGGCGCAACCTGGGCATTTCATCGGTGCCGTCGGTCATCATCAACGACAAGTATCTGGTGTCGGGCGGGCAACCGCCCGAGGTGTTCGAGCAGGCACTGCGACAGGTGGCCTCGGGCGGCTGA
- a CDS encoding thiolase produces MIDPKLRGAAAIVGVGHAGLGEAHGYTEMEILVQAAQRAVADAGLTMRDIDGLATASVASTMWAMPVIEHLGIRPTFIDNTMIGGSSFVAHLMPALQALASGQCNAVLVCYGSTQRTSTLNRAEIGNARRKLDPQPYENPYNPLSPLSSYALAAARHMHQYGTTREQLAEVAVAARKWAQLNPEAFMRDPLTIEDVLASRMVSDPLTVRDSCLVTDGAGAYVLVRADRARDLPHPPVYVLGSSTACWNRQISSMDDLTVTAAKQSGAIAFEMAGMGPKDIDVVELYDAFTINPILFLEDLGFCQKGEGGPFVSGGALAPGGRLAVNTNGGGLSCVHPGMYGMFITIEAVRQLRGQCGERQVAGARTALVHGNGGTLSSQSTAILGTEATL; encoded by the coding sequence ATGATCGACCCCAAACTGCGCGGCGCCGCCGCGATCGTCGGCGTGGGCCATGCCGGGCTGGGCGAAGCCCACGGCTACACCGAAATGGAAATCCTGGTGCAGGCCGCCCAGCGCGCGGTGGCCGACGCCGGCCTCACCATGCGCGACATCGACGGCCTGGCCACGGCCAGCGTGGCATCCACCATGTGGGCCATGCCGGTCATCGAGCACCTGGGCATCCGCCCCACGTTCATCGACAACACCATGATCGGCGGGTCCAGTTTCGTGGCCCACCTGATGCCCGCCCTGCAGGCGCTGGCCAGCGGACAATGCAACGCCGTGCTCGTGTGCTACGGCAGCACCCAGCGCACATCTACGCTGAACCGCGCCGAAATCGGCAACGCGCGGCGCAAACTCGATCCGCAGCCTTACGAGAACCCCTACAACCCGCTCAGCCCGCTCAGTTCGTACGCGCTGGCGGCCGCGCGCCACATGCACCAATACGGCACCACGCGCGAGCAGTTGGCCGAAGTGGCCGTGGCGGCCCGCAAATGGGCGCAGCTGAACCCGGAAGCCTTCATGCGGGATCCGCTCACCATCGAGGACGTGCTGGCCTCGCGCATGGTGTCCGATCCGCTCACCGTGCGCGACAGCTGCCTGGTCACCGATGGCGCGGGCGCTTACGTGCTGGTGCGCGCCGACCGCGCGCGCGACCTGCCCCACCCGCCTGTATATGTGCTGGGCAGCTCCACCGCCTGCTGGAACCGGCAGATCTCGTCGATGGACGACCTGACCGTTACGGCGGCCAAGCAATCGGGCGCAATCGCCTTCGAGATGGCGGGCATGGGGCCCAAAGATATCGACGTCGTGGAACTGTACGACGCCTTCACCATCAACCCCATCCTGTTCCTGGAAGACCTGGGTTTTTGCCAGAAGGGCGAAGGCGGCCCGTTCGTCAGCGGCGGCGCGCTGGCGCCCGGAGGCCGGCTGGCGGTCAACACCAACGGCGGCGGGCTGTCGTGCGTGCATCCCGGCATGTACGGCATGTTCATCACCATCGAAGCCGTGCGGCAGCTGCGCGGCCAGTGCGGTGAACGGCAGGTGGCCGGCGCCCGCACGGCGCTGGTGCATGGCAACGGCGGCACGCTGTCGAGCCAGTCCACCGCCATTCTGGGCACCGAGGCTACCCTGTAG
- a CDS encoding amidohydrolase family protein, producing the protein MKPESPAHAALAIDTHAHVFTRGLAMQSARRYTPDYDAPLAEYLALLDRHGLSHGVLVQPSFLGTNNRYLLDALDQAPGRLRGVAVLAPDMAPAELDAMHRAGVRGMRLNLFGLPTPDLGQPGWQALLAQVNRLGWHVEVHTPALRLQEALAPLLAAGCRVVVDHFGRPDPALGVRDPGFRYLLDQAASGQVWVKLSAPYRIWPAPERARQGRQATLQLLDACTPARLLWGSDWPHTENRHHADYPQAHQWLHDWVEDDATRRIILAGTPSALFGIQGDNP; encoded by the coding sequence TTGAAACCTGAATCACCCGCCCACGCCGCATTGGCCATCGACACCCACGCGCACGTGTTCACGCGCGGGCTGGCCATGCAGTCGGCGCGCCGCTACACGCCGGACTACGACGCCCCGCTGGCGGAGTACCTGGCCTTGCTGGACCGCCACGGCCTGTCGCACGGCGTGCTGGTGCAGCCCAGCTTCCTGGGCACGAACAATCGCTACCTGCTCGATGCCCTGGACCAGGCCCCAGGCCGCCTGCGCGGCGTCGCGGTACTGGCGCCCGACATGGCGCCGGCCGAGCTGGACGCCATGCACCGCGCCGGCGTGCGCGGCATGCGCCTCAACCTGTTCGGCCTGCCCACGCCCGACCTGGGCCAACCCGGCTGGCAGGCCTTGCTGGCCCAAGTCAACCGGCTCGGCTGGCACGTGGAAGTGCATACCCCCGCTCTGCGCCTGCAAGAAGCGCTGGCGCCACTGTTGGCGGCCGGCTGCCGCGTGGTGGTAGACCACTTCGGCCGGCCCGACCCCGCGCTGGGCGTGCGCGACCCGGGCTTTCGCTATCTGCTCGACCAGGCCGCCAGCGGCCAGGTGTGGGTCAAGCTGTCGGCGCCATACCGCATCTGGCCCGCCCCCGAACGTGCGCGCCAAGGGCGCCAGGCCACCCTGCAACTGCTGGACGCCTGCACCCCGGCTCGCCTGCTCTGGGGCAGCGACTGGCCCCACACCGAGAACCGGCACCACGCCGACTACCCCCAGGCCCACCAGTGGCTGCATGACTGGGTGGAAGACGACGCGACCCGGCGCATCATCCTGGCCGGCACGCCGTCGGCCCTATTTGGCATACAAGGAGACAATCCATGA
- a CDS encoding Zn-ribbon domain-containing OB-fold protein: MTQHTAAPPAGPEKHYHDQLAQGRFQIQCCQACSQAVFYPRVICPHCGSGQLDWITPSGKGTVYSTTVVRRKPEHGGDYNVALIDLEEGVRMMSRVEGIAPEAVTIGMAVQASVVDAGDSKLVVFKQIGGRA; encoded by the coding sequence ATGACCCAGCACACGGCCGCGCCGCCTGCCGGCCCGGAAAAGCACTACCATGACCAACTGGCCCAGGGCCGGTTCCAGATCCAGTGTTGCCAGGCGTGTTCGCAGGCAGTGTTCTACCCCCGGGTGATCTGCCCCCATTGCGGCTCGGGCCAGCTCGACTGGATCACGCCGTCTGGCAAGGGCACGGTGTATTCCACCACCGTCGTGCGGCGCAAGCCGGAACATGGCGGCGACTACAACGTGGCGCTGATCGATCTTGAAGAAGGTGTGCGCATGATGTCGCGCGTGGAAGGCATCGCGCCCGAGGCGGTGACGATCGGCATGGCCGTGCAGGCCAGCGTGGTCGACGCCGGCGACAGCAAGCTGGTGGTGTTCAAGCAAATCGGAGGCCGCGCATGA
- a CDS encoding manganese catalase family protein — MFAHNKRLQYTVRVRECNPGLANLLLEQFGGPQGELAAACRYFTQAIAEDDPGRKDMLYDIATEELSHLEVIGTLVAMLNKGAKGELAEATESEADLYRSLHGAGNDSHVTQVLYGGGPALTNSGGQLWNAGYIDTIGDPSADLRSNIAAEARAKIVYERLINVTEDPGVKEALGFLMTREVSHQRSFEKALYSMQPNFPPGKLPGDPRFARTYFDMSQGEGDMRGSWNSDKNFDVVSDRDQQCAVDGGDGMPAVGLSKKQLAAVQAMATRTLSMPDADPITGAELGSGEADPEASR; from the coding sequence ATGTTTGCACACAACAAGCGCTTGCAATACACCGTACGTGTCCGGGAATGCAATCCCGGGTTGGCCAATTTGCTGCTGGAGCAGTTCGGCGGTCCCCAGGGCGAGCTGGCCGCGGCTTGTCGCTACTTTACCCAGGCCATTGCCGAAGACGACCCTGGCCGCAAAGACATGCTGTACGACATTGCCACCGAAGAACTCAGCCATCTTGAAGTCATTGGCACGCTGGTGGCGATGCTGAACAAGGGAGCCAAGGGCGAACTGGCCGAGGCGACCGAGTCTGAAGCCGACCTGTACCGCAGCCTGCATGGCGCGGGCAACGATTCGCACGTGACGCAAGTGTTGTATGGCGGAGGCCCCGCCTTGACCAATTCGGGCGGGCAGCTGTGGAACGCCGGTTACATCGACACGATCGGTGATCCGTCGGCCGACCTGCGTTCGAATATCGCCGCCGAGGCGCGCGCCAAGATTGTCTATGAACGCCTGATCAACGTCACGGAAGACCCGGGCGTAAAAGAGGCCCTGGGCTTTCTGATGACCCGCGAAGTCTCGCACCAGCGATCGTTCGAAAAGGCGCTGTATTCCATGCAGCCGAATTTTCCGCCGGGCAAACTGCCGGGAGATCCGCGCTTTGCCCGTACGTACTTCGATATGTCGCAAGGCGAAGGCGATATGCGGGGCTCGTGGAACAGCGATAAGAATTTCGACGTCGTGTCGGACCGGGACCAGCAGTGCGCGGTGGATGGCGGCGACGGCATGCCGGCCGTGGGCCTGTCGAAAAAGCAGTTGGCGGCGGTCCAGGCGATGGCTACCCGCACGCTTTCCATGCCCGATGCCGACCCCATCACGGGCGCCGAGCTGGGCAGCGGCGAGGCCGATCCCGAAGCGTCACGCTGA
- a CDS encoding 3-oxoacid CoA-transferase subunit A produces MINKIKSSHQEALQPIHDGASIMIGGFGDAGIPFELIDTLLAMGTTGLTVISNNAGAGERGIAALIAAGRVRKVICSHPRPPRSDIFANAFRAGQVELECVPQGTLAERMRAAGAGLGPFYTPTGYGTWVANGKQTCVIDGKGYVLEQPLSADFALVRAHQGDRLGNLTYRLAARNFNPVMCMAARHAIAQVDEIVQAGDIPPEQVMTQAIFVQSVVLAGSST; encoded by the coding sequence ATGATCAACAAGATCAAGTCATCGCACCAGGAAGCCCTGCAACCCATTCACGATGGCGCCAGCATCATGATCGGCGGCTTCGGCGACGCCGGCATCCCGTTCGAGCTTATCGACACGCTGCTGGCAATGGGCACCACGGGGCTCACCGTGATCAGCAACAATGCCGGAGCCGGCGAGCGGGGCATCGCCGCCCTGATCGCCGCCGGCCGGGTGCGCAAAGTCATCTGCTCGCATCCGCGCCCGCCGCGTTCGGACATCTTCGCCAATGCGTTCCGCGCTGGCCAGGTCGAGCTGGAGTGCGTGCCGCAGGGCACGCTGGCTGAACGCATGCGCGCCGCCGGCGCGGGCCTGGGGCCGTTCTATACCCCTACGGGCTATGGCACCTGGGTCGCCAACGGCAAGCAGACCTGCGTGATCGACGGCAAGGGCTATGTGCTGGAACAGCCCCTGTCGGCCGATTTCGCGCTGGTGCGGGCCCATCAGGGCGACCGCCTGGGCAACCTCACTTACCGGCTGGCGGCCCGCAACTTCAACCCCGTCATGTGCATGGCGGCGCGGCACGCCATCGCGCAGGTAGACGAAATCGTGCAGGCGGGCGACATCCCGCCCGAACAAGTCATGACGCAGGCCATCTTCGTGCAATCCGTCGTCCTGGCAGGCAGCTCCACATGA
- a CDS encoding anti-virulence regulator CigR family protein — translation MRTFIGLATLAAACSIALAAPSLAAPPDGKGKPAQAGHGNGNGNGSGNGSGNGKSGNSGGNPGNGNGGTKGSRGGDDINVSVSLATAGISIAAARGYAADYGLTGYSALPPGIRKNLARGKPLPPGIAKKMVPGPMLARLPVHPGYEWRVAGSDLILVAIGTAIVADVLFDVFD, via the coding sequence ATGCGTACTTTTATTGGCCTCGCCACCCTGGCCGCCGCCTGCAGCATTGCGCTGGCCGCGCCCAGCCTGGCGGCCCCGCCCGACGGCAAGGGGAAACCCGCCCAGGCCGGCCATGGCAACGGCAACGGCAACGGTAGCGGCAACGGTAGCGGCAACGGCAAGAGCGGCAACTCTGGCGGCAACCCGGGCAACGGCAATGGTGGCACCAAAGGTTCGCGGGGCGGGGACGACATCAATGTCAGCGTGTCGCTGGCCACCGCCGGCATCAGCATCGCCGCGGCCCGCGGCTATGCCGCCGATTACGGCCTGACCGGGTATTCCGCGCTGCCTCCGGGCATACGCAAGAACCTGGCGCGCGGCAAGCCCCTGCCCCCGGGCATTGCCAAGAAGATGGTGCCGGGCCCGATGCTGGCCCGGCTGCCGGTGCATCCCGGCTACGAATGGCGCGTGGCGGGCAGCGACTTGATCCTGGTGGCCATCGGCACGGCCATCGTGGCCGACGTGCTGTTCGACGTGTTCGACTGA
- a CDS encoding tripartite tricarboxylate transporter substrate binding protein produces MTILSSLAGRAAAVAGAALLASSTAWAAYPERPITMVVTYPPGGTVDMVARLVGPRLAEKLGQPVVIENRGGAGGMIGGAVVAKAQPDGYTLMLDASNHAQNPALHSKMQFDTLKDFAPVSLLLRVPNMLVVTPSAPFQSVADVIRQGKDTAHPVYFASAGPGSAQHLAGELFNLLAGTHLEHVAYKGGGPAMLDVMAGQVPVMFASMGSGWQHVKNGKLRALAVGGATRSPTAPDLPTIAESGVPGYESYEWNAVFAPAGTPPAILQQVSAALAEVLKEPAVAKALAGIGAETIGSTPAELDAFRKAEIAKWQQVAKEAHLTLD; encoded by the coding sequence ATGACCATCCTCTCATCCCTGGCAGGCCGCGCCGCGGCCGTCGCCGGCGCCGCCCTGCTGGCGAGCTCCACCGCCTGGGCCGCGTATCCTGAACGGCCCATCACCATGGTGGTGACCTACCCGCCCGGCGGCACCGTAGACATGGTGGCGCGCCTGGTGGGGCCCCGGCTGGCCGAGAAACTGGGCCAGCCCGTCGTCATCGAGAACCGCGGCGGCGCGGGCGGCATGATCGGCGGGGCCGTGGTCGCCAAGGCGCAGCCCGATGGCTACACCCTGATGCTGGACGCCTCGAACCACGCGCAAAACCCGGCCCTGCACAGCAAGATGCAGTTCGACACACTGAAAGACTTCGCGCCCGTATCGCTGCTGCTGCGCGTGCCCAATATGCTGGTGGTCACGCCCAGCGCACCGTTTCAGAGCGTGGCCGACGTCATTCGGCAAGGCAAGGACACCGCGCATCCGGTTTACTTCGCCTCGGCCGGCCCGGGCTCGGCGCAACACCTGGCGGGCGAGCTGTTCAACCTGCTGGCCGGCACGCACCTGGAACACGTGGCCTACAAGGGCGGCGGCCCAGCCATGCTGGACGTGATGGCCGGGCAAGTGCCCGTCATGTTCGCCTCGATGGGCTCGGGCTGGCAGCACGTGAAAAACGGCAAGCTGCGCGCATTGGCTGTTGGCGGCGCCACCCGCTCGCCTACCGCGCCCGACTTGCCCACCATCGCCGAATCGGGCGTGCCTGGCTACGAATCGTACGAATGGAACGCCGTGTTCGCGCCAGCCGGCACGCCGCCCGCCATTCTGCAGCAGGTTTCCGCCGCCCTGGCCGAAGTGTTGAAAGAACCCGCCGTGGCCAAGGCGCTGGCGGGCATCGGCGCCGAAACCATCGGCTCGACGCCGGCCGAACTCGACGCCTTCCGCAAGGCCGAAATTGCAAAATGGCAGCAGGTAGCAAAAGAAGCTCACCTGACGCTGGATTGA
- a CDS encoding putative signal transducing protein, whose product MFRLVRAPDMLLGQHWANLLEQAGIACHITGRYLQGGAGEIPVDQCGPDLWLEDERDREAALRIIDGRADSSVRPHWHCDACGEWLEPQFSTCWQCGASRPPVQA is encoded by the coding sequence ATGTTCCGACTGGTACGCGCGCCCGACATGCTGCTTGGCCAGCATTGGGCCAATCTGCTGGAACAGGCTGGCATTGCCTGCCACATCACCGGCCGCTACCTGCAGGGCGGCGCCGGAGAAATCCCCGTAGACCAGTGCGGCCCCGACCTGTGGCTGGAAGACGAGCGCGACCGCGAGGCTGCGCTGCGCATCATCGACGGGCGCGCTGATAGCAGCGTGCGGCCGCACTGGCATTGCGATGCCTGCGGCGAATGGCTGGAACCGCAGTTCAGCACCTGCTGGCAATGCGGCGCATCGCGCCCGCCCGTCCAGGCTTAA
- a CDS encoding 3-oxoacid CoA-transferase subunit B, which yields MTEPLSLNRQQIAQLVARDIPEGAAVNLGIGMPTLVSDYLPDDREILLHSENGILGMGPAATGDAVDPDLINASRVAVTLIPGASITEHTISFAMMRGGHLDYSILGGFQVAANGDLANWMTDAPDAIPAIGGAMDLAVGARNVLVMMEHTTKSGEPKLLEACAYPLTAAGVVDTVYTNWAIVDVKNGRFVLRSMVAGMTLDALQRSTGARLWVEGGVETIVLDASGRACIQS from the coding sequence ATGACCGAACCCTTATCCCTGAACCGCCAGCAAATCGCCCAATTGGTGGCGCGAGACATTCCCGAAGGCGCCGCGGTCAACCTGGGCATCGGCATGCCCACCCTGGTGTCGGACTACCTGCCCGACGACCGCGAGATTCTGCTACATAGCGAAAACGGCATCCTGGGCATGGGGCCGGCGGCCACCGGCGATGCCGTCGATCCCGACCTCATCAACGCCAGCCGCGTCGCCGTCACGCTGATCCCCGGCGCGTCGATCACCGAACACACGATCTCGTTCGCCATGATGCGCGGCGGGCACCTGGACTACTCCATCCTGGGCGGCTTCCAGGTGGCGGCCAACGGCGACCTGGCCAACTGGATGACCGACGCCCCCGACGCCATCCCCGCCATTGGCGGCGCCATGGACCTGGCCGTGGGCGCGCGCAACGTGCTGGTCATGATGGAACACACTACCAAGTCCGGCGAACCCAAGCTTCTGGAGGCCTGCGCCTACCCGCTGACCGCGGCCGGCGTGGTGGACACGGTGTACACCAACTGGGCGATCGTCGATGTCAAGAACGGCCGTTTCGTGCTGCGCTCGATGGTGGCCGGCATGACCCTCGACGCCCTGCAGCGCAGCACCGGAGCCAGGCTGTGGGTGGAAGGCGGCGTCGAGACCATCGTGCTGGACGCCAGCGGGCGCGCCTGCATTCAATCGTAA
- a CDS encoding LysR family transcriptional regulator translates to METRHLRHFLAVIDHGSVSGAANWLGIAQPALSQSLGRMERELGVQLFERSRRGAAPTPAALSILEDVRVSVARIDAAARRAQDIARGSAGQLTIGLVSSALFDMLPRALRALRREAPGVRVALREMSNAEQAEALANGAIDIGLMHTPVAVAGQMRERLLLRDRLVAAVPDEFDVAADGSVSLAQIAEAGLVLYPQNQLPVFYAGILDALRKAGLAPVVAQEANRTLTVLACVAGGCGVGLLPSWIRALDFRGVRFCEVRDGGGLPSFDLSAIWPARSVPTLADVFANLELGR, encoded by the coding sequence ATGGAAACCCGGCACCTTCGTCATTTCTTGGCTGTCATCGACCATGGCAGCGTCAGCGGCGCGGCCAACTGGCTGGGCATCGCCCAGCCGGCGCTGTCGCAATCGCTGGGGCGCATGGAGCGCGAGCTGGGCGTGCAACTGTTCGAGCGCAGCCGGCGCGGGGCCGCGCCGACTCCGGCGGCGTTGTCCATTCTTGAAGACGTGCGCGTCAGCGTGGCGCGCATCGACGCCGCGGCGCGCCGCGCGCAGGACATTGCGCGCGGCAGCGCCGGCCAGCTCACCATCGGGCTGGTCAGCTCGGCGCTGTTCGACATGCTGCCGCGCGCATTGCGCGCGCTGCGGCGCGAGGCGCCCGGGGTGCGTGTCGCGTTGCGCGAAATGAGCAATGCCGAACAGGCCGAAGCCCTGGCCAATGGCGCGATCGACATCGGTTTAATGCACACGCCGGTGGCCGTGGCCGGCCAGATGCGCGAACGGCTGTTGCTGCGCGATCGCCTGGTGGCCGCGGTGCCGGACGAGTTCGACGTGGCGGCCGACGGCTCGGTGTCGCTGGCGCAGATCGCCGAGGCGGGCCTGGTGCTGTACCCGCAGAACCAGTTGCCCGTGTTCTACGCCGGCATTCTGGATGCCCTGCGCAAGGCGGGGTTGGCGCCGGTGGTGGCGCAAGAGGCCAATCGGACTCTGACCGTGCTGGCCTGCGTGGCGGGCGGCTGCGGGGTGGGGCTGTTGCCCAGCTGGATACGGGCGCTGGACTTCCGTGGGGTGCGCTTTTGCGAAGTGCGCGACGGCGGCGGGCTGCCCAGCTTCGACCTCAGCGCCATCTGGCCGGCGCGCTCGGTGCCCACGCTGGCCGATGTATTCGCCAACCTGGAACTCGGGCGCTGA
- a CDS encoding cytochrome b, translated as MSSTSSRSWLDNPHAYGTVTRFLHWSMAALFGWQFISSALHAWNRDADISRWFWSSHVSLGVVLLALVALRVLWALAGSRRRPPAGAHAWGRLSRLGHAGLYLLMICVPVVAMMRAQGRGKGLSVFDVQLIEASGREIPSLIALGNALHGWLGWLLLALVVGHIAMVGVHQYIWRDQAAAPMLGRR; from the coding sequence ATGAGCAGTACTTCCTCCCGTTCCTGGCTCGATAACCCCCACGCCTATGGCACGGTCACCCGTTTCCTGCACTGGAGCATGGCGGCCCTGTTCGGGTGGCAGTTCATCAGTTCGGCCCTGCACGCCTGGAACCGGGATGCGGACATTTCGCGCTGGTTCTGGTCATCGCACGTCTCGTTGGGGGTCGTGCTGCTGGCGCTGGTCGCGCTGCGCGTGCTCTGGGCGCTGGCGGGTTCGCGGCGGCGCCCGCCGGCCGGCGCTCACGCATGGGGGCGCTTGTCCCGCTTGGGACATGCAGGTTTGTATCTCTTGATGATCTGTGTGCCCGTGGTCGCCATGATGCGCGCGCAGGGGCGGGGCAAGGGGCTGTCGGTATTCGACGTGCAGCTGATCGAGGCGTCGGGGCGCGAAATTCCGTCGCTCATTGCCCTGGGCAATGCATTGCACGGCTGGCTGGGCTGGCTGTTGCTGGCGCTGGTGGTGGGGCACATCGCCATGGTGGGCGTGCACCAGTACATTTGGCGCGATCAGGCCGCGGCGCCCATGCTCGGGCGCCGCTGA